The Hujiaoplasma nucleasis DNA window GCTTAAGCAGCCTTTCTTTATAGGTGAAAAAAATGTTGTTTAATCGATTAGAAAATTTAATAGGACATGATAAAATAGAGATGTTAAAGCACAAGCATATTGTAGTTTTTGGTTTGGGTGGTGTTGGTTCATTTGCGGCTGAAGCCTTGGTTAGAAGCGGGATAGGAAAACTTACTCTAGTCGATTATGATATCGTTGATATTACGAATATTAATCGTCAGTTGATTGCTAAAACATCAACTATTGGGCTTAAGAAGGTAGAAGTTTTTTCTAGAAGAGCTAAAGATATCAATCCAGATATTCAAATCATTGCTATAGATGAAGCAGTGAATCAAGACAATGTATTGTCTATATTAAATCCTTTGCCTGATTTCGTGCTGGATTGTATTGATGATGTAGCTGGTAAGTTAGAACTTGTAAAGGCTTGTCAAACAAAGCAAATACCTTTAATTTTAGCTATGGGTTTTGCCAATAAATTTCATCCGGAAATGATTCGTTTAAGCACCTTAAAGAAAACTTCTGTTTGTCCTTTAGCAAGGTCTGTGAGGAAACTGGTTAGAGATCATGGTTTGTCTTTAGATGTAGCCTGTGTATATTCAGAAGAGAAACCGGCTCAAGTCATTGATAAAACTATTTTAGGTTCTACAGCCTTTTGTCCTAGTTCTGCTGGCTTAATGATGGCTTCATATGTTATTAATCAAATATTAGAAGGAGATGCATTATGAAAAAAATTGTGTTAGCTGGTGGTTGTTTTTGGGGAGTTCAAGCTTACTTTGATCAAGTAAAAGGTGTCAAAAAAACTATCGTAGGATATATAGATGGAATGACAAAGAATCCTACTTATCAAGATGTGTTAAATGGTAGTGGGCATACAGAAGCCATATATATAGAGTATGATGAAGCTGTTTGTTCCTTAAAACTACTTTTAGATCATTTTTTTAATATTATTGATCCAACCTTAATCAATCGTCAAGGCAATGATATTGGAATTAACTATAGAACTGGTATCTACGCTTATGATGTGAATGAAATCAAAGAAATCAATCAATATATTGATTCAATAAGAGACAAATATGCAAAACCAATTGTAACAACTGTAAAAATGGCTGAAGATTTTTCTTCTGGCGAAGAATACCACCAAAATTATTTACAAAAGAATCCAGGTGGTTATTGTCATATTAATTTAGCTAAGATTAGCAAGATTCAAAATTAAGAAACTGGAGTTGATACCATGAAGAGACAAAACTATTTAAAATGGGATGACTATTTTATGGGTGTCGCTGATTTGTCTTCGAAAAGATCGAAAGATGATACATCTCAAGTTGGCGCTTGCATAGTTAATGAGAGAAACCATATCGTAGGTATTGGTTATAATGGTTTTCCTATTGGTTGTTCGGATGATGAATTGCCTTGGGAAAGAGAAGGAGAATTTTTAGATACTAAGTATGCTTATGTAGTTCATGCAGAAGCAAATGCTATTCTTAATTCAAGTACAGATTTATTAGATTCTAGAATTTATGTGACCCTATTCCCATGTAATGAGTGTGCAAAACTTATTATTCAATCTGGGATTAAAGAAGTTGTTTACCTTGAAGATAAATATCCTGATTTAGACATGACTAAGGCCAGTAAGAAACTTTTCGATATGGCTAAAATTCAATATCGACCATTAAAAAATTATAAAGTT harbors:
- a CDS encoding tRNA threonylcarbamoyladenosine dehydratase gives rise to the protein MLFNRLENLIGHDKIEMLKHKHIVVFGLGGVGSFAAEALVRSGIGKLTLVDYDIVDITNINRQLIAKTSTIGLKKVEVFSRRAKDINPDIQIIAIDEAVNQDNVLSILNPLPDFVLDCIDDVAGKLELVKACQTKQIPLILAMGFANKFHPEMIRLSTLKKTSVCPLARSVRKLVRDHGLSLDVACVYSEEKPAQVIDKTILGSTAFCPSSAGLMMASYVINQILEGDAL
- the msrA gene encoding peptide-methionine (S)-S-oxide reductase MsrA encodes the protein MKKIVLAGGCFWGVQAYFDQVKGVKKTIVGYIDGMTKNPTYQDVLNGSGHTEAIYIEYDEAVCSLKLLLDHFFNIIDPTLINRQGNDIGINYRTGIYAYDVNEIKEINQYIDSIRDKYAKPIVTTVKMAEDFSSGEEYHQNYLQKNPGGYCHINLAKISKIQN
- a CDS encoding deoxycytidylate deaminase yields the protein MKRQNYLKWDDYFMGVADLSSKRSKDDTSQVGACIVNERNHIVGIGYNGFPIGCSDDELPWEREGEFLDTKYAYVVHAEANAILNSSTDLLDSRIYVTLFPCNECAKLIIQSGIKEVVYLEDKYPDLDMTKASKKLFDMAKIQYRPLKNYKVKINHEETK